A section of the Arcobacter arenosus genome encodes:
- a CDS encoding menaquinone biosynthesis decarboxylase: protein MEKAIEILKNNNLLKIIDDELDIYLEIPHIAYIEVKRADSKAILFTNVVDRKNNKKFDVPVLMNVFCNEKAVKLFIGDGDKIGDEIESLLKMKPPTTFSEKLSTFGKLFALKNVIPKKLKGKGECQELIKLGKDAKLSDLPILTTWEQDGGPFITMGQVYTTSLNGEMKNLGMYRLQVYDDHTLGMHWQIHKDSNHFFHEYKKAGKKMPVSIGIGGDPMYIWCGQAPLPIGVFELMLYGFVKGKNAQLVKSVTNDIYIPKDNDYVIEGFVDTSKMRIEGPFGDHTGYYTLEEEYPFMEVTAITSKAKPTYLATVVGKPPLEDKYMGHATERIFLPLLKTTAPDLIDYYMPENGVFHNLILAKIKTLYPGHAQQMMHAFWGVGQMSFVKHAIFVNEDAPDLTDHDAICKHILNRIDIDELLITRGVVDALDHSSPKFAVGGKLGLDCTGDEIDELGITVLEDNELLEKMQEISSDVKNLKQYYKDTKNPVTVITVEKNRSQKYLFEDLKPLYDNLKILVIVDDANQNDVENPYMLIWRVVNNIDSNRDIYIDLNTICVDGTNKNAHDNFKRRWPDDVDCSKEVIDSLRQRGILDISDEFIKKFQL, encoded by the coding sequence ATGGAAAAAGCTATAGAAATTTTAAAGAACAATAATCTTTTAAAAATTATTGATGATGAACTTGATATTTATCTTGAGATTCCACATATTGCATATATTGAAGTAAAAAGAGCTGACTCTAAAGCGATTCTTTTTACAAATGTGGTTGATAGAAAAAACAATAAAAAATTTGATGTACCAGTATTAATGAATGTATTTTGTAATGAGAAAGCAGTAAAACTATTTATAGGTGATGGAGATAAAATTGGAGACGAAATAGAGTCCCTACTTAAAATGAAACCACCTACTACATTTAGTGAAAAACTTTCAACTTTTGGGAAGTTGTTTGCATTAAAAAATGTAATTCCAAAAAAATTAAAAGGTAAAGGGGAGTGTCAAGAGCTTATAAAACTTGGAAAAGATGCTAAACTTTCTGATTTACCTATATTAACAACTTGGGAGCAAGATGGAGGTCCTTTTATTACCATGGGACAAGTTTATACTACTTCATTAAATGGTGAAATGAAAAATCTTGGTATGTATAGACTTCAAGTTTATGATGACCATACTTTAGGTATGCATTGGCAGATTCATAAAGATTCTAATCACTTTTTCCATGAATATAAAAAAGCTGGTAAAAAAATGCCAGTCTCTATTGGTATAGGTGGTGATCCAATGTATATTTGGTGTGGACAAGCACCTCTTCCTATTGGTGTATTTGAATTAATGCTTTATGGGTTTGTAAAAGGTAAAAATGCACAACTTGTAAAATCTGTTACAAATGATATTTATATTCCAAAAGATAATGATTATGTAATAGAAGGTTTTGTTGATACCTCAAAAATGAGAATAGAAGGACCTTTTGGTGATCATACTGGGTATTATACTTTAGAAGAGGAATATCCTTTTATGGAAGTAACAGCAATTACAAGTAAGGCAAAACCTACGTACTTAGCAACAGTTGTTGGGAAACCACCTTTGGAAGACAAATATATGGGGCATGCAACTGAAAGAATATTCCTTCCGCTTTTAAAAACAACAGCTCCTGATTTAATAGATTATTATATGCCTGAAAATGGTGTTTTTCATAATCTAATTTTAGCAAAAATTAAAACTTTATATCCTGGACACGCTCAACAAATGATGCACGCATTTTGGGGAGTAGGGCAAATGAGTTTTGTTAAACATGCAATTTTTGTAAATGAAGATGCTCCTGATTTAACAGACCATGATGCAATATGCAAACATATTTTAAATAGAATTGATATTGATGAGTTGTTAATTACTAGAGGTGTAGTTGATGCCCTTGATCATAGTTCACCTAAATTTGCAGTTGGTGGAAAACTTGGATTAGATTGTACAGGGGATGAAATTGATGAATTGGGAATTACAGTTTTAGAAGATAATGAATTATTAGAAAAGATGCAAGAAATATCTTCTGATGTAAAAAATTTAAAACAATACTATAAAGATACAAAAAATCCAGTTACTGTTATTACTGTTGAAAAAAATAGAAGTCAAAAATATCTTTTTGAAGATTTAAAACCATTATATGATAATTTAAAAATATTAGTAATTGTTGATGATGCTAATCAAAATGATGTAGAAAATCCATATATGTTAATTTGGAGAGTTGTAAATAATATTGATTCAAATAGAGATATTTATATTGATTTAAATACTATTTGTGTTGATGGTACAAATAAAAATGCACATGATAATTTTAAAAGAAGATGGCCAGATGATGTTGATTGTTCAAAAGAAGTTATTGATTCTTTAAGACAAAGAGGTATTCTAGATATATCAGATGAATTTATAAAAAAATTCCAATTATAA
- a CDS encoding NADH-quinone oxidoreductase subunit D, whose product MLKPDMIVNSIDLKATIKSLKEEQDYTILLDITAVDYLQYPDVTPSRFGVIYILRTSDFKKHLTLKTYVNDTTLEIDSITDLYYAADWAERETFDQYGIRFKGHPNLKRVLNHHQFVGHPLRKDYPVTKGQICTETEDLMDEMVPLLKRKGYSESDLEELMMLNIGPSHPASHGTIRNFVAMEGETITACVTEIGYLHRGFEKACETHNYSQVIPYTDRLNYCSAMLNNIGYAKAIEDMLGIDITPRAKMIRIIIGELSRLTDHIVCNAANMVDLGGLTNFWYIFAPRDKAYDLFSKLTGARLTNSYTRIGGLEFDLYEGFAEDLEDVLKDVEKAIDDSLSLVAHNKIFQDRTQDVGVIDAKFALDAGITGPNLRAAGVPFDLRKDTPYYGYENFDFDVVVGSHGDVYDRIMCRFEEMRESMKIIRQAMKELPDGPINVDAPGIFLPSKKDVYGNIEGLMNQFKLTFEGIKVPKGEYYGATEGANGELGFYTVSDGSGTPYKIKCRPPCYYALGGYARIVEGNMLADAVVTMASMNFIAGEFDR is encoded by the coding sequence ATGCTTAAACCAGATATGATTGTAAATTCAATAGATTTAAAAGCAACGATTAAATCTCTTAAAGAGGAACAAGACTATACAATTCTTCTAGATATCACAGCAGTAGATTACTTACAATATCCTGATGTTACTCCATCAAGATTTGGTGTAATTTATATCTTAAGAACAAGTGATTTTAAAAAACATTTAACTTTAAAAACTTATGTAAATGATACAACATTAGAAATAGATTCTATTACAGATCTTTATTATGCTGCAGATTGGGCAGAAAGAGAAACTTTTGACCAATATGGAATTAGATTTAAAGGTCATCCAAATTTAAAAAGAGTGTTAAATCACCACCAATTTGTTGGACATCCATTAAGAAAAGATTACCCTGTTACAAAGGGACAAATTTGTACAGAAACTGAAGATTTAATGGATGAAATGGTTCCTTTATTAAAAAGAAAAGGTTATTCTGAATCTGATTTAGAAGAACTTATGATGTTAAATATTGGTCCATCTCACCCTGCTTCTCACGGTACAATTAGAAACTTTGTTGCAATGGAAGGTGAAACAATTACTGCGTGTGTAACTGAAATTGGTTACTTACATAGAGGTTTTGAAAAAGCTTGTGAAACTCACAACTATTCACAAGTAATTCCATATACAGATAGACTTAACTACTGTTCAGCAATGTTAAATAATATTGGTTATGCAAAAGCTATCGAAGATATGTTAGGTATTGATATTACTCCTAGAGCTAAAATGATTAGAATCATTATTGGTGAGTTAAGTAGACTAACAGACCATATTGTATGTAATGCAGCAAATATGGTTGACTTAGGTGGTTTAACAAACTTCTGGTATATCTTTGCTCCACGTGATAAAGCTTATGATTTATTTTCAAAACTTACAGGAGCTAGATTAACTAACTCTTACACTAGAATTGGTGGTTTAGAGTTTGATTTATATGAAGGTTTTGCTGAAGATTTAGAAGATGTATTAAAAGATGTAGAAAAAGCAATTGATGATTCTTTATCTTTAGTTGCACACAATAAAATTTTCCAAGATAGAACTCAAGATGTTGGTGTAATAGATGCAAAATTTGCATTAGATGCTGGTATTACAGGTCCTAACTTAAGAGCAGCTGGAGTTCCTTTTGACTTAAGAAAAGATACTCCATATTATGGATATGAAAACTTTGACTTTGATGTTGTAGTTGGTTCTCATGGTGATGTTTATGACAGAATCATGTGTAGATTTGAAGAGATGAGAGAATCAATGAAAATCATTAGACAAGCTATGAAAGAGCTTCCAGATGGTCCAATAAATGTTGATGCACCTGGTATTTTCTTACCATCTAAAAAAGATGTATATGGAAATATTGAAGGATTAATGAATCAATTTAAACTTACTTTTGAAGGGATTAAAGTTCCTAAAGGTGAATATTATGGAGCAACTGAAGGTGCTAATGGAGAATTAGGTTTTTATACTGTGAGTGATGGTTCAGGAACACCTTACAAAATTAAGTGTAGACCACCATGTTATTATGCATTAGGTGGATATGCAAGAATTGTTGAAGGTAATATGTTAGCAGATGCTGTTGTTACAATGGCAAGTATGAACTTTATTGCTGGGGAGTTTGATAGATAA
- the nuoE gene encoding NADH-quinone oxidoreductase subunit NuoE — protein MSKFKYTEENEKEFARIAAKYPKIDAMMLPALWLVQEQEGWVSPEAMIFVADKLGKTPIEVYEFATFYTMFNLKPIGTYHIELCKTLSCMLMGAPELKKFIKDTLGIEPGQTSEDGKFHLSEVECQGACGGAPMIALNNEYHENLTIDKLKTIIEGCK, from the coding sequence ATGAGTAAATTTAAATATACTGAAGAAAACGAAAAAGAGTTTGCAAGAATTGCAGCAAAATATCCAAAAATCGATGCAATGATGCTTCCAGCACTATGGTTAGTACAAGAGCAAGAGGGTTGGGTATCTCCTGAAGCTATGATTTTTGTTGCTGATAAATTAGGGAAAACTCCAATTGAAGTTTATGAATTTGCAACATTTTATACAATGTTCAATTTAAAACCAATTGGTACATACCACATAGAATTATGTAAAACTTTATCTTGTATGTTAATGGGAGCACCTGAGCTTAAAAAATTCATTAAAGATACTTTAGGGATTGAACCTGGGCAAACTAGCGAAGATGGAAAATTCCATTTAAGTGAAGTTGAATGTCAAGGTGCTTGTGGTGGAGCTCCTATGATTGCATTAAATAATGAATATCATGAGAATTTAACTATTGATAAATTAAAAACTATTATAGAGGGGTGTAAGTAA
- a CDS encoding MalY/PatB family protein, producing MLNKIKYNFDEVIDRENTDCAKYDALEFYFNEKDLQPLWVADMDFKTPDVINNAIINRAKHGVYGYAKPSKDTYNLVKEWMKKRHNWEIETSWIKFVNGVVPAYSAAIEAFTNVEDEIIVQTPVYFPLFKSIKANGRKLIKNSLKEKDGYYTMDFEDLKSKITPKTKLMVLCSPHNPVGRVWDKEELKALGQICIENNLIIISDEIHADLVFKKFTPMASISEEISKITLTLNSPGKTFNIAGLNCAYAISENEQLLKNFEKEAQKREISSINVFGFTALQAAYTHGEEWLEELLIYLKSNITFTKDYLISQDSKISFFEPEATYLLWLNFKKISNNHEQVKQKLLKEAKVALNDGTSFGIEGKGYFRLNCATTKANLEKALGKIVTYF from the coding sequence ATGCTTAATAAAATTAAATACAATTTTGATGAAGTGATTGATAGAGAAAATACTGATTGTGCAAAGTATGATGCACTAGAATTTTATTTTAATGAAAAAGATCTACAACCACTGTGGGTAGCAGATATGGATTTTAAAACCCCTGATGTAATAAATAATGCAATTATAAATAGAGCAAAACATGGAGTTTATGGTTATGCTAAACCCTCAAAAGATACTTATAATCTTGTAAAAGAGTGGATGAAAAAAAGACATAATTGGGAGATTGAAACTTCATGGATTAAGTTTGTAAATGGTGTTGTACCCGCCTATAGTGCAGCAATTGAAGCCTTTACAAATGTTGAAGATGAGATTATTGTTCAAACTCCAGTTTATTTTCCTCTATTTAAAAGTATAAAAGCTAATGGAAGAAAACTTATAAAAAACTCTTTAAAAGAAAAAGATGGTTACTACACAATGGATTTTGAAGATTTAAAATCAAAAATCACACCAAAAACAAAATTAATGGTATTATGCTCTCCCCATAACCCTGTTGGTAGAGTTTGGGATAAAGAAGAATTAAAAGCTTTAGGGCAAATTTGTATAGAAAACAATTTAATTATAATAAGTGATGAGATTCATGCCGATTTAGTATTTAAAAAATTTACTCCAATGGCATCAATTTCAGAAGAAATTTCTAAAATTACACTAACATTAAACTCCCCTGGAAAAACTTTTAACATAGCTGGACTAAATTGTGCATATGCTATTTCTGAAAATGAACAATTATTAAAAAATTTTGAAAAAGAGGCCCAAAAAAGGGAGATATCATCGATTAATGTTTTTGGTTTTACGGCTTTACAAGCAGCATATACTCATGGTGAAGAGTGGCTAGAAGAATTATTAATATATCTAAAAAGTAATATAACTTTTACTAAAGACTACTTAATTAGTCAGGATTCAAAAATAAGTTTTTTTGAACCAGAAGCTACATATTTACTTTGGTTAAACTTTAAAAAAATTTCTAATAATCACGAACAAGTAAAACAAAAGCTACTTAAAGAAGCAAAAGTTGCACTCAATGATGGAACTAGCTTTGGTATCGAAGGAAAGGGCTATTTTAGGCTGAACTGTGCAACTACAAAAGCAAATTTAGAAAAGGCATTGGGTAAAATTGTTACATATTTTTAG
- a CDS encoding NADH-quinone oxidoreductase subunit B — MGLGAEANLGDSIITTKLDEAINWARSYSMWPMAFGTACCGIEFMSVAAAKYDVSRFGAEVVRFSPRQADLLIVAGTITYKQAPVLKKIWDQMCEPKWVISMGACACSGGFYDNYTTLQGIDEVIPVDEYVAGCPPRPEAVLDAIMRIQERSYDESIIKDREKNFKGILDA; from the coding sequence ATGGGATTAGGAGCAGAAGCAAACTTAGGTGATTCAATAATCACCACAAAACTTGACGAAGCTATTAACTGGGCAAGATCATATTCAATGTGGCCAATGGCATTTGGTACTGCATGTTGTGGTATTGAATTTATGTCAGTTGCAGCTGCAAAATATGATGTATCAAGATTTGGTGCAGAAGTTGTAAGATTCTCACCAAGACAAGCAGACTTACTAATTGTTGCAGGAACAATTACTTATAAACAAGCTCCTGTATTAAAAAAAATCTGGGATCAAATGTGTGAGCCAAAGTGGGTTATCTCTATGGGTGCCTGTGCTTGCTCAGGTGGTTTTTATGATAACTACACAACTTTACAAGGTATTGATGAAGTAATACCTGTTGATGAGTATGTTGCAGGATGTCCTCCAAGACCAGAGGCTGTATTAGATGCAATTATGCGAATTCAAGAAAGATCTTATGATGAGTCAATTATCAAAGATAGAGAGAAAAATTTCAAAGGGATTTTAGATGCTTAA
- a CDS encoding ABC transporter substrate-binding protein, giving the protein MKILKIITILLILMANLYSKTLDKVTIQLDWLHQFQFAGYYIAKEKGFYENENLDVKIKEFDYNINILDDLLNKKIEYAVGKSSLIVDKLEGKDIVFLSAIYQNSPMVLISLKKSNIFSPKDLKNKKIMITTDAKLAASINSMIISQGVSLDNINFQKHSFKLEDLINGKTDAMASYLSNEPFILKEKNIDFVIHNPSDYGFDFYGGIFYTSKTELDQNPLRVKKVYNATLKGWKYAFENIEETAKLIFDKYNTQNKSLESLIYEGQILKKLAKYDEGLLGTFDKKKIEEIKRLYLLLGTTNKSYYLENFIYSPNQILKTKKVDNFLKENPLTLVTNNNYPPFTMMIDNKISGIEIDYWKLINKKLSTNTASTLIVHDIKEAISKIEKNPNHVKYSFSKHDKKSKLLETIPIAQLKIGIATKFNKPYISDLNEIKNKKIAIAKNALYYEQIKKLYPDIDFVKIDDLNKAIKYLNEDKVYAVIAKVPAIAYVISKKDYQKIKISGTVDIDFELKLVVNNGNKKLLKLLNESIALISDEERQEINNKYYSIVYQDQVDYTFILKFIFPLVLIIILLLIYSFRLKREMKKSS; this is encoded by the coding sequence ATGAAAATTCTAAAAATAATAACAATACTATTAATACTTATGGCAAACTTGTATTCTAAAACATTAGATAAAGTAACTATACAATTAGACTGGCTACATCAATTTCAATTTGCTGGATATTATATTGCAAAAGAAAAAGGTTTTTATGAAAATGAAAACTTAGATGTGAAGATAAAAGAGTTTGACTACAATATAAATATTTTAGATGATTTATTAAATAAAAAAATAGAATATGCTGTAGGGAAATCATCCCTTATTGTAGATAAACTAGAGGGAAAGGATATAGTTTTTTTATCTGCTATATATCAAAATTCACCAATGGTGTTAATCTCGTTAAAAAAATCAAATATTTTTTCACCAAAAGATTTAAAAAATAAAAAAATCATGATTACTACTGATGCTAAACTTGCAGCAAGTATTAATTCAATGATTATCTCACAAGGGGTATCTTTAGATAATATAAATTTTCAAAAACACTCTTTTAAACTTGAAGATTTGATTAATGGAAAAACAGATGCAATGGCTTCTTACCTTTCAAATGAGCCATTTATTTTAAAAGAAAAAAATATAGACTTTGTTATTCACAATCCAAGTGATTATGGCTTTGATTTTTATGGAGGTATATTTTATACCTCAAAAACAGAGCTAGACCAAAATCCACTTAGAGTAAAAAAAGTCTATAATGCTACATTAAAAGGTTGGAAATATGCCTTTGAAAATATTGAAGAGACAGCAAAACTAATTTTTGATAAATATAATACCCAAAATAAAAGTTTAGAATCTTTAATATATGAAGGTCAAATTTTAAAAAAATTAGCAAAATACGATGAGGGTTTATTAGGTACTTTTGATAAAAAAAAGATTGAAGAGATAAAAAGATTATATCTTCTTTTAGGAACTACAAATAAATCATACTATCTTGAAAATTTTATCTATTCACCAAATCAAATATTAAAAACAAAAAAAGTTGATAATTTTTTAAAGGAAAATCCTTTAACTTTAGTTACTAATAATAACTATCCACCTTTTACTATGATGATTGATAATAAAATCTCAGGTATTGAAATAGATTATTGGAAACTTATAAATAAAAAACTTAGTACAAACACTGCAAGTACATTAATAGTCCATGACATAAAAGAAGCAATTAGTAAGATTGAGAAAAACCCAAATCATGTTAAATATAGTTTTAGTAAGCATGACAAAAAATCAAAACTACTTGAAACTATTCCAATAGCACAATTAAAAATTGGTATTGCAACAAAATTTAACAAGCCATATATTTCAGACTTAAATGAAATAAAAAACAAAAAAATTGCAATAGCAAAAAATGCATTATATTATGAACAAATCAAAAAGCTTTATCCAGATATTGATTTTGTAAAAATTGATGATTTAAATAAGGCTATAAAATATTTAAATGAAGATAAAGTTTATGCAGTAATAGCAAAAGTTCCAGCAATTGCATATGTGATTTCAAAAAAAGATTATCAAAAAATAAAAATTTCTGGAACTGTAGATATTGATTTTGAATTAAAACTTGTAGTAAATAATGGGAATAAAAAACTATTAAAGCTACTAAATGAATCTATTGCTTTAATAAGTGATGAAGAGAGACAAGAGATTAATAATAAATACTATTCAATTGTATATCAAGACCAAGTTGACTACACTTTTATATTAAAGTTTATTTTTCCTTTGGTATTGATTATTATATTGTTACTTATCTATAGTTTTAGATTAAAAAGAGAGATGAAAAAATCAAGTTAA
- a CDS encoding anthranilate synthase component II gives MILMIDNYDSFTYNIVQYCLELGADLKVIRNDELSVEEIEALNPEKIIISPGPATPDDAGICLDVIKHFADKKPIFGICLGHQSIAQVFGGEVIKADNMMHGKTSKMKRVKETKIFDTLPDEFTQTRYHSLTVKKENLPEIIIPTSYSMDDNEIMSLEIKDKQVYGVQFHPESIMSEYGFKIIDNFLKL, from the coding sequence ATGATTCTAATGATTGATAATTATGATTCATTCACTTACAATATTGTTCAGTATTGCCTAGAATTAGGTGCTGATTTAAAAGTAATTAGAAATGATGAATTAAGTGTAGAAGAGATAGAAGCTTTAAACCCTGAAAAGATAATTATATCTCCAGGACCTGCAACTCCTGATGATGCAGGTATTTGTTTAGACGTAATAAAGCATTTTGCTGATAAAAAACCAATATTTGGTATTTGTTTAGGTCATCAAAGTATTGCTCAGGTTTTTGGTGGAGAAGTAATTAAAGCAGATAATATGATGCATGGTAAAACTTCTAAAATGAAAAGGGTTAAAGAAACAAAAATTTTTGATACTCTTCCCGATGAATTTACTCAAACTAGATATCATTCTTTAACAGTAAAAAAAGAGAATTTACCTGAAATTATTATACCAACATCATATAGTATGGATGATAATGAGATTATGTCTTTAGAGATTAAAGATAAACAAGTTTATGGAGTTCAATTTCACCCTGAATCAATTATGAGTGAGTATGGATTTAAAATAATAGATAATTTCTTAAAATTATGA
- a CDS encoding NADH-quinone oxidoreductase subunit A, translating into MSTHLILSSIIFVTIGLVLIGVFFLTKFLGPNKKDDKLKNTVYESGISNPVGGTNIRFSIKFYLVAIGFLLFDVEIIFMFPWAVNILDLGYAGIIKMFIFIGLLFAGLIYMYKKKALSWD; encoded by the coding sequence ATGTCAACACATCTAATTCTTTCATCTATAATATTTGTTACAATAGGTTTAGTTTTAATTGGAGTATTCTTTTTAACTAAATTTCTTGGACCAAATAAAAAAGATGACAAACTAAAAAATACTGTTTACGAAAGTGGTATCAGTAACCCTGTTGGAGGCACAAACATCAGGTTCTCAATTAAGTTTTATCTTGTTGCTATTGGTTTTTTACTTTTTGATGTAGAAATCATATTTATGTTTCCTTGGGCTGTAAACATTTTAGATCTTGGTTATGCAGGAATTATTAAAATGTTTATCTTCATTGGATTACTATTTGCAGGATTAATATATATGTATAAGAAAAAGGCATTATCATGGGATTAG